TGGCTCCCGGCCTAGGGGGCGGCGATGTCGCTCAGCGTCGCGGTCCACAAGGACATAGGCGAGTACACGGAGAAGGTCGTAGGCAAGCTGAGCCTCAGGACGCTCGGCTGCGTCGCGGGCGGCCTCGCCACCTCGGTGGGGACGGCGGCCGCGTGCCACGTGCTGCTCGGCGTCGAGCCGGCCGACGCGAGCCTGCCCGTCATGGCGGCCTCGATGCCGTTCTGGCTCATGGGGTTCTGGCGCCCCCACGGGATGCGGGCCGAGAGGTTCGTGCCGCTCCTGTGGGAGCACGCGACCGGCGACGGGCTGCTCCTCTACAGGAGCAGCTGCTCGATGGCCGCGCCGCCGCAGGGGCTCGCCGCCAGGGAGTCGAGGGGATACCGGAGGAAGTCTAGGAGGAAGGGGGCGGAGCTCCATGAGCCGAGCCAAGAGGGGCAAGACGGACGAGGGGGCCGACCAGGGGCGCACGCCGCGGCCGGGAGGCAAGCCCATGGGCAGGAGGATGCGGGAGCAGGAGCGCGAGCTAAGCACTTCCGTCGCTGAGAGGCGCCGCCATCGTCGCGCGGCCAGGGACGTCTACAACGCGATAGGGTTCGAGGCGATGTACAGGGACGGCATCTGCGAGGTGGAGGAGGGGCTCTTCTCGCAGACGGTGTCGTTCTCCGACATCAGCTACCAGTCCGCCAGGAAGGACGCCCAGGAGGCGGTCTTCTCGGCATGGTGCCAGCTGTTCGACTCCTTCGGGGCCGACAGCTCGGTCCAGCTCTCCGTCGTGAACACGCCGATACCGGCCGACGAGATCGGGAACAGGACCTTCTTCGACGGGTCCGACCCCATCACGGGGCGGTTCGCCGCCGAGTACAACCGGATCCTCAACGACAAGATGCGCGAGGGCGTCTCCAACCTCGTGCGCGACCGCTACCTCACGTTCTCGGTGGGCGCGGCCGACGCCGCCTCGGCCGTGCCGAGGCTCGCGCGCGTCCGCGGCGACGTCACGCAGGCGCTCCAGCGCATCCGCTGCGACGTCGGGCTCCTCGACGGGGAGGCGCGGCTGCGCGTCGTGAACGACCTGCTCCGACCCGGGCGGAGGCTCGACTTCGACTGGGGCATGGTGGGTGCCGAGACGGGCCTGAGGACCAAGGACCTCATATGCCCGTCCTGCATCGAGACCAAGCCCGGCGGGTCGTCCACCTGCCTCAGGGTGGACGGCAAGTGGTGCCAGACGCTCGTCGTCCGCTCCTTCGGCAGCGAGCTCTCGGACCGCTGCCTCGCCGAGCTCATCGACCTCCCCATCCCGCTCGCCGTGGTCCTGCACGTGCAGGGCATGGACAAGGCGAGGGCGATCTCCTACGTGAAGCAGCGCCTCGCGTGGATGGACAAGGAGATCATCGACGAGCAGATGAGCGCCGTGAAGCGCGGCTACGACTTCGAGATCCTGCCGTCCGAGCTCAAGTACTCGAAGGCCGAGGCCGAGGACCTCCTCGACCACCTCCAGAACAGGAACCAGCGCCTCTTCTCGTACACGGGGCTCGTCCACACCTACGCGGACACCCCGGCCGAGCTCGACGACCAGGTCATGCAGATCATGCGTGCCGCGCGCTCCAACTCCATCGACCTCGACACGCTCGACTACCGGCAGCGAGAGGGCCTCAACTCGGTCCTCCCGCTGGGGAACAACCACGTCGAGGTGAGCCGCATGATGACGACGGCCCAGGTCGCCATCCAGATGCCGTTCGCCACGCAGGAGGTCAACCAGGCGGGCGGCGGCTACTACGGCCAGAACAAGGAGTCCTCGAACCTCGTCATCTGCAACCGGAAGAGGCTCGCGAGCCCCATGGGCTACGTCGCCGGCAAGCCCGGCAGCGGCAAGAGCTTCTCGGTGAAGCGGGAGATAGAGAACACGATCCTCGCCTACCCCGAGGACCAGGTGATCATATTCGACCCGGCGGGCGAGTACTCGCCCGTCGTGGTGCCCAACGGGGGCACCAGCATCAGGCTCGGCCCCGACTCCGGCGCCCACCTCAACCCCTTCGACCTCGCCGACGTCGCCGAGCAGAGCCCGAGCGCCCAGCGCGCGTTCAAGATCGACGCGTTCCTGGCCCTGTCGGGCGCGACCATGGCCGAGGGCAGCCAGGGCCTCCCAGAGGCCGACAAGTCGATCATCAGCCGCTGCGTGGAGGAGGCCTACGAGGCGTGCGACGCCCGCGCCGCGACGCCGACGCTCCAGGACCTCTACGACACGCTCCTCGCCCAGCCGGAGCGTGAGGCGCGCGACATAGCCCTCCGCTACGAGCGCTACGTGAGGGGCGCGACCTCGTTCTTCAACCACGAGAGCAACGTGGGGTTCGAGGACAGGGTCACGAACGTGGACTTCCGCGACCTCTCGCAGAACATGCGCGTCTTCGGGATGCTCACCGCCCTCGAGAGCGTCCGAAACCGCATGTACTCGAACTTCGAGCGCGGCATCACCACCTGGCTCTACATCGACGAGGTCCAGTCGCTCTTCGAGCATCCGTCGATCGTGAGCTACTTCTCGAAGTTCTGGGCGGAGGGTCGCAAGTTCAACCTCATCTGCACCGGCATCACCCAGAACTCCGTCTACATGCTCGAGCACGAGGAGGCCAGGAACATGGTCCTCAACTCCGACTTCGTGCTGCTCCACAAGCAGAGCTCCCTCGACCGCAAGGCATGGGTCGACCTGCTCGGGCTGTCGGAGCAGGAGTCGCGCTACATCGACGAGTCCGTGAAGCCTGGCGAGGGCCTGCTCGTCGCGGGAGGGGCACGCGTCCCCATAAAGGACGACTTCCCCAAGGGCGCGCTCTACGACCTGTTCAACACCAAGCCGGACGAGGTCGCCGAGGCCAAGCGTGCCGCCGCCTCGTCCGCGGGGAGGCGCGCGAGGTGAGCGGGACGGCGGAGGACGGGCCGCGCACGCGCCCCAAGGCGTCGGAGGTCGCGTTCGAGGGGAGCACCGACGCGGTCACGTCCGGCATCGTCCGCGACGCCGACGAGCGCACAGGCGCCATGTCCCGACATGCCCATGGCGGGCGTGGCGCCACGGCGACCAGGGGCGCCAGGGCGCTCGGTGCCGCACGCGACCTCGCAGGAGGGGCGACCGCCGCCGACCCCGACTCCGACGACGGCCGCGAGGCCTCCGAGGACGCCATCGAGGGGACGGGGCGGACGGCGTCGAGGGCCGCGCGGGCCCGGCGCGACGCATCACTGAGGAGGGACGGGCGCGAGCAGGCCACGGCCGGCAAGGGCGCCGAGGGGCAGGCGGGGACGGGTGCCGGCGGTCCCGGGAGCGCCGACGCCCCCAGGACCGGGGGCCCTGCACTGCGCTCCGGTGAGGCGCGGGCCGGCGCCACCAGGGGAGCGGGAGGGAGGTCGCGCACGTCCGTCCTGCGCGCGACCCGCGCCAGGCATGCGGGGCATGCGACGAGAGCACGGGGAGCATCGCGTGCCCTCGCGTCGCGGAGGGCGGCGAGTGCCGCAGCCGCCTCACGGGCGCAGGCAGCGGCCACCGGCGCGGCGGCCAAGGCGGGCGGCACCGCGGTCGCCGCGGCGGCACCGGCAG
This genomic stretch from Atopobiaceae bacterium harbors:
- a CDS encoding conjugal transfer protein TraC; the encoded protein is MSRAKRGKTDEGADQGRTPRPGGKPMGRRMREQERELSTSVAERRRHRRAARDVYNAIGFEAMYRDGICEVEEGLFSQTVSFSDISYQSARKDAQEAVFSAWCQLFDSFGADSSVQLSVVNTPIPADEIGNRTFFDGSDPITGRFAAEYNRILNDKMREGVSNLVRDRYLTFSVGAADAASAVPRLARVRGDVTQALQRIRCDVGLLDGEARLRVVNDLLRPGRRLDFDWGMVGAETGLRTKDLICPSCIETKPGGSSTCLRVDGKWCQTLVVRSFGSELSDRCLAELIDLPIPLAVVLHVQGMDKARAISYVKQRLAWMDKEIIDEQMSAVKRGYDFEILPSELKYSKAEAEDLLDHLQNRNQRLFSYTGLVHTYADTPAELDDQVMQIMRAARSNSIDLDTLDYRQREGLNSVLPLGNNHVEVSRMMTTAQVAIQMPFATQEVNQAGGGYYGQNKESSNLVICNRKRLASPMGYVAGKPGSGKSFSVKREIENTILAYPEDQVIIFDPAGEYSPVVVPNGGTSIRLGPDSGAHLNPFDLADVAEQSPSAQRAFKIDAFLALSGATMAEGSQGLPEADKSIISRCVEEAYEACDARAATPTLQDLYDTLLAQPEREARDIALRYERYVRGATSFFNHESNVGFEDRVTNVDFRDLSQNMRVFGMLTALESVRNRMYSNFERGITTWLYIDEVQSLFEHPSIVSYFSKFWAEGRKFNLICTGITQNSVYMLEHEEARNMVLNSDFVLLHKQSSLDRKAWVDLLGLSEQESRYIDESVKPGEGLLVAGGARVPIKDDFPKGALYDLFNTKPDEVAEAKRAAASSAGRRAR